From the Planctomycetaceae bacterium genome, the window GTCGTGATCCAGCTCCATGTCGGCCTGTTCCGGCAGCACCCCCGAACCCGGTAAAGAGGCGGCAAAATTCAGCCAGCGTGCACTCCAGTCGTCGTTGTCGTCCCCGCTGCGAACCTGATCAACCAGCACAATTCGATTCAGAATGGATCGCAGAATCTCCGGAAGCACCATCGACTGAAATTCACTGGTCTGCACAAGTGCTTTGCGAGACACCAGTCGAGAATTCACCAGCAATAAAGGTTCATCCGAGAAATCCAGACGCCAGACCTCACGTCCCAGGTCCTGCGATTTCACCGGCAGCAGCGGTACACGCAACAACGATTCACGATGGCTGTCCTGCGGATGAATTCGATCCGCAACACCCAGCAACCGACCTCGGGGAACATCTGTCGAAACAATTTTCACCCGGAACCTCAAACCGGACAGTGATCCAAATTCGGACAGTCGACAGTTGGAAGGCACGTCAATCTGTTCGACAGTTCCAAATTCAAACCGGGAAAGCTCAAGCTGCCGGTAGGCTTCAATGACAACTCTCGCCGTTGGTGGAAATTTATAAGACGCTAACTCCAGCCTGGCATGGAAGGTTTCAATGCCACCAATTCCGGTCACGCTGATTTGTACGTGACTGTGTGAGATACGTCGGCGTCCAGTGAAGTTCAGGCGAGGCATGGTGTGATTCGTTCAGGATATTTGCAGGTGCCCCCATTGACACGGGCAACACTGTGCCAGCTACCCAACAACTTTTTCAAGCGCGAATCGGATTTTCCAACCGACAAAAAGCAAGCCAACCTGCCTGGGCCATTCGGTGAGAAAAATTGGCAACCATTTCTCCATTCCCACACCAGAATACGCCAAATCAGCGATGATCACACCAACAGCAGCATTGACCCTACACCCGGTATACAACACTATACGCACCAGTTCTTTTCCACTTACCTTCAGGAGCTCCAAAGATGACGAGTCGAAGTGTCCCCAGGTGAATGCTGGTCGATTTGTGGTCCGATGACAGCGCCATATGCCCTGGGGCAGTCGATGTCGTGACGCCAGGCAATGCGACCGGGCCCGCGTCGTGAGCCTGATCAATGGGACATCCAGTTTCAGCAACAAGTATGTCTCGGGGCAATTGCGTTACGAACCTGTCGGGGGGAAGTTTTCAGTGCTAACAAACTTGGGTGCCTGACGAACTCATCGGGAGACTGCGCAACACCCGTCGCTGACCCGGATGTTCATGCCACGGCGCCAAATTCGAAAACATTTGTGAAGTCAGGACCATGTTAATGGTAACGCTCTGTGAGGACACCAACTGGTATACGAGACCTTGCAGTAGGAACTGACCTGACAACCTTCCGCCGAGGCACTTCTGCTCTCGGCGGAACTTCTGGAATCGGGAGCCAAACAATGAACGACGTCACGGTTTCATCGAGTGCTCGCAGAGGAGTGTCGCTGCCCGAGGTTCTTGTGGTACTGGCCGTGATCGGCCTGCTGACAGCCCTTGTGTTACCCGCAGTGCAGTCGGCGAGGGCAATGGCACGGCGAACCGAATGTTCGAATAACCTGCGACAAATCGGCATCGCAGCCCACCAATATCATGAACAACACGGCTCGCTCCCGCCCTGCAGTGCCGGAGGCTTGTTGTTCAGCGTCCTGCCATACGTTGAGCAGCAGATGCGATTCGAAAACGCTTCCGAATCACTGGCCCACCAGGACTTGGCCAGATCTCATGATATTCTGGGTGGGATCACCACATATATTTGCCCGGACGACATTCTTTGTGATCCCGAAGGTGGGGCAAGTTATGTCCTCAACAAAGGGTCCATACCTCCAACCGAAGAGAGGGCTGGGTTCAATCAGTTCAGTAACGGTGTCAGATTCAGAGAAGTCACGGATGGTCTCTCCCAGACAGCCTTTGTCAGTGAAAGCGTCAACACCGCCTTCGACCTGATGTCTCCGGATCCATATGATGGCCCACGTGGCCTGGGCGTTTGGCTTACCTGGGCCCCGACTCCCTGTGACTTATCATTCAAGTGGATGGCCGATCGCTGTTCAGAGGATGCGGATGCACGACCGGCGGACTACGGAAGTTCCGGCGGACGAGTGCTGTCGCTTACCAATGGATATAATCATGCCCTGCCACCCCATCGAGGCTCCTGTTTTTCAGGAACGAATCCCTGCTTTATCGATGTAATATCGGCCGTCAGTGGACACATTGGAGGCGTCAATGTCCTTCTGGCAGATGGATCGGTCAGGTTTGCTTCCGCCTCAATTGATCGCGATCTGTGGACATCCATTGGAACCATCCACAACGGAGATCAGGTGACCGAATGGTAAGAAGACATACAACCTGGATCGTCTTTGCTGTGGTTGTGCTGGCCGGTTTGTATTGGACATTTCGAGACAGGGGACCTGCACCGCCTTACATTTTTTATACGAAGCCGTTAACAGGACACTTGTCCCCTCCTGATGTAGACGTTCCTGTTGAGCCACTGGCAGGCAAAGTCGTCATCAAGCTGGGTGATCAGGAATGCGGACCGCAGCCAATTCACCTGAAATCCAATACGAAGGTGGACGTCTCCGGGTTTCTCGTTCCCGCGGAAGAGTTAAACAATGGAAGGTGTATCGAGTCGGTACAGCTGGGTATTGCTTACAAAGATCGAAACCGTTTGGGCTGGTCCGTTGGACAGGAAGTGGGCCTCGGAGGGCCTGGCACCTGCGAGTATCCAGGCGGGCCACTGACGCGCCACATTGAGGGCGCCTGGCAGATTCCGGAAGTGACGGGAGAAGCCTGGATTATCGTTCTTATATCCGTCACGGAATCCGGAAAGATCAGGCCGTGGCACACCGCTGCGACGTTTCCCGTAGTGTTCGACTAGAACGTCATCGTGGCCAGACAACAACAATCCGCTGTGTAATGAACAAGAAGCGATGAAATTCAAATCCATTGCTGCTGGTTCGGGCTGACCCAATGCAGGCAATTTGCTGACACCATCAAAACAGTTTCGATCGATGCTCTCCCGGAATGGAGGTTTTCCGCACTTATCATGTAATGATTCTGCCAATGCTGCGTCCAACCCCATAGCGGCACGATCCAGAAGCCAGCGCACAACGGATGCCTGGTGACACTCACTGGCTGAAACTGTTGCCTTCGCTGGATCGAGGAACACAGGCCCAACGTCAGACAGGCAGAGTTCGATATGCAGGCAGTCCCTCCGATCACTGGTATTTCAGAAATCGTGTTAAGCGTCAATGACCTGACAGAGATGCGGGACTTCTATGTCCGAGTCCTGGGGTTTCGATTGCACAGCCAGTTGTCGCTGGAGTCACTGGTTCCGGATCCGGATGGCGTTCCGACAATCGCTTTCCTGAGTATCAGTGAAACGCAAACCCCTCTGGGACTTGCTGGACATCCACAGCTCTTTGTCCTGATCGACCATCGCCGCCATGTCCACGCAAGAAAGCGATTTGCCGGACATGATGTCTCACGGTCGACGCTCAATCATCTGGCGTTTGAGATTCCTCCTGAGTCCTTCGGGCAGCACGCCAAACGACTTTGCGACCTCGGGATTGAAGTTTCGTATGCCAGTTTTCCGGCGATGAATGCAAAGGCCGTCTTTTTCAAGGACCCGGAGGGAAATGTTCTGGAACTGATCTGCCATCACCCGGCTTCGATCCGGAGCTAGCCGCCCATTGAAAAACCGGGTCAGGCACGCAGGACGACTGGAAACCATCACGTTTTAAGGTCTCCTGCTCGAGCCAGTCCCGCTTTTCAACTGGCTGTTAGGTTAGCCGTTCGGACTGGATCAATGTTCGAGGTCAATTACTCTTCTGATGGAACCGTCAGAGTAACTTTAGCCTGATAGATTAGCCCCCAGTCTTTTCGGCGCTGGTAACTTTCAAGAACAGTCGACAGGCGGCAGTCAATGCGATGCTGGCTCTGCTGGCCATTCACGGAGACGTTCACAGGCCGCGAAAAATCGACCATCGCCGGATGCAGCCAGACAGAAAATCGGCGAACGTTTTGCGTTTCGACCACGAGATGATTATCAGACGCAATACGTGCATCAACCAGGCCGGCCTTCACCGCACGTCGGCTCAGATGAAAGCTTTGCTTGTGAAAATCCTCCGATGATTCTCCAAAAGCAGGTCGAGGGCCCGTGATCTGAACCTGATCGAATTCAATTGTTCCGTCGCCGGATTTGTGAATCGTGATCCAGCGGCAATGAGGTGACGGAGCATCGCTGTCTGCATTCCATCCACGTGGAGAGATGGCGACAACACGTTTAGCAAACGGGTCTCGTCGCGGTGTCACAATCCAGTCCGCGAAACGCGACATCGCAACCTTTGCTCCACGAATGGCATGATTGCCTTCATCCTCCACATACTCATGCGGCAGGCCGAGTTCCGAGAGCCGCTGTGTGGCCGCCCGGGCGTAAAAAACATCCGTAAAACGAGGCCGTCCAGCCGTTTCGTTCTGCTTCGCGGGTGCGGCATCGTAAACACCATGTCTCAGAAATAACGGCAAACCGGTCCATGCCTGCCATCGCATGGTCTTCCATGCGCCGGAGAAAACGAAACCTCCAGCCAACTGATCACTCAGTCGTTGGCAAAGATGATAGGCACCGAATCCTCCCATTGAGTATCCACCGAGAAATACGCGATCGCCATCGATGTTGAAACGAAATCGGCACTCCCGAATTACATCGGCAATAGATTCGTCTGCTCCCTGCACGTTCCATCTCGCCCCTGTGTTTTTATTCACGGGTGCTGATGGTGCTGCCAGAATAAAAGGACGATCGGCGAGGTATGGCTGCAGGCCAATGCTTTGTGGGTCATCATCCGGATGCGTCACAATATGCAGCGCATGTTCTGGTGGAGTCTGGCCGCCACCGCCATGCATGAAGATGACCAATCCAAACGGCTGAGAGGGCTTGTAACTCTGTGGAACATAGAAGTGCAGCAGGTCACCGGTATGTCTATCCATCAAATCCGGGTGCCGGAACGATTGGTTCGCCATCACGCCTGTCACCGCCTGACGATCGACGGGTTCAGACCGAGACAGTCGATCAACGATCTTATTGACGACAACCGGATCGCGG encodes:
- a CDS encoding DUF1559 domain-containing protein; its protein translation is MNDVTVSSSARRGVSLPEVLVVLAVIGLLTALVLPAVQSARAMARRTECSNNLRQIGIAAHQYHEQHGSLPPCSAGGLLFSVLPYVEQQMRFENASESLAHQDLARSHDILGGITTYICPDDILCDPEGGASYVLNKGSIPPTEERAGFNQFSNGVRFREVTDGLSQTAFVSESVNTAFDLMSPDPYDGPRGLGVWLTWAPTPCDLSFKWMADRCSEDADARPADYGSSGGRVLSLTNGYNHALPPHRGSCFSGTNPCFIDVISAVSGHIGGVNVLLADGSVRFASASIDRDLWTSIGTIHNGDQVTEW
- a CDS encoding VOC family protein, which encodes MQAVPPITGISEIVLSVNDLTEMRDFYVRVLGFRLHSQLSLESLVPDPDGVPTIAFLSISETQTPLGLAGHPQLFVLIDHRRHVHARKRFAGHDVSRSTLNHLAFEIPPESFGQHAKRLCDLGIEVSYASFPAMNAKAVFFKDPEGNVLELICHHPASIRS